The Helianthus annuus cultivar XRQ/B chromosome 16, HanXRQr2.0-SUNRISE, whole genome shotgun sequence genome includes a window with the following:
- the LOC110919011 gene encoding uncharacterized protein LOC110919011, with the protein MSESGSPGEVNQVPNTSTPGSSQAHVAIPTSFSTPRSTPEFLTFNTPTPSRSGVPSPNVGVTDTPTRIELTPEGVANNFLELRSLLNQYVNKERDKGVRIRLDYDEPEPTLSPGPPIPPFTTRNEAGPSNPPNPIPYLSTMVNPTTHPRFSSQPVMSGAPLGHELTLDQLLQSPVTSLPASTTTSWEQAMSVLPLA; encoded by the coding sequence ATGTCTGAAAGTGGATCCCCGGGTGAAGTAAATCAGGTTCCAAACACTTCAACCCCGGGTAGCAGCCAAGCTCATGTGGCTATACCAACCTCTTTCTCAACTCCGAGGAGCACACCCGAGTTTCTTACCTTTAACACTCCAACTCCTTCCAGATCCGGAGTTCCTTCCCCTAATGTTGGCGTCACTGACACTCCAACGCGtattgaacttacccccgagggtgTTGCCAACAATTTCCTTGAGTTGAGGTCTCTCCTCAACCAATATGTGAACAAAGAAAGGGATAAGGGAGTAAGGATTCGTCTAGACTATGACGAGCCTGAACCAACACTGTCGCCCGGACCTCCCATTCCACCTTTTACAACCAGGAATGAGGCTGGTCCCAGTAATCCTCCAAACCCTATTCCCTATTTGTCTACAATGGTAAACCCTACAACACATCCTCGCTTTTCATCTCAACCAGTCATGAGTGGTGCTCCCCTGGGCCACGAACTGACCCTAGATCAGCTCCTGCAATCCCCAGTGACAAGCCTTCCAGCTTCTACAACAACTTCATGGGAGCAAGCCATGTCCGTGCTCCCCCTGGCATGA